The Oscillospiraceae bacterium nucleotide sequence GAATTGCAATTCGTAAAAATCCCGTGGAGAGGGCTTGTCAAACGGGGATTTTTGGTATAAAATAAGGGCGTGTATTTTTGCATACGGCAAAAGGTATATATTTTTGCCTTTGGCATAAAATTTTTGCCTGTGGCACAAAATGAAATTCGGAGGGTCAATATATGATCAGTGCAGGCGACTTCAGAAACGGCGTCACTTTTGAAATGGACGGAAACGTCTTTCAGGTGATCGAATTCCAACATGTCAAACCCGGCAAGGGCGCCGCGTTCGTACGCACCAAATATCGCAATGTTATCACCGGCGGCGTGGTTGAGCGTTCGTTCAACCCGACCGAAAAATTCCCCACCGCGTTCGTCGAGCGCAAGCAGATGCAATATCTCTACAGCGATGACGATCTGTATTACATGATGGACAAAGAATCCTATGAACAGGTCCCGATCGGCAAAGCCGTGGTCGGCAATTCTTTCGACTTTGTCAAAGAGAACATGGACGTCACGGTTTTGTCCTATAAGGGCAACGTGTTCGGCATCGAGCCGCCGACATTCGTCGAGCTGCTCATCACCAAATGTGAGCCCGGTGTGCGCGGCGATACCGCCAACAACGCCACCAAGCCCGCCACACTCGAGACCGGCGTCACGATCAAGGTGCCGTTGTTCGTCAACGAGGGCGAGACCATTCGCGTCGACACCCGTACGGGCGAATATATGTCGAGAGTATAGTAAAACTAACGGAGGTTTCAAATGAATCTGACTGAAAAAGCTGCGTATATCAAGGGTCTGATCGAGGGTATGGGTATCAAAGCCGATACCAACGAGGGCAAAATCTATGCTGCGATCTGCGATTTGCTGGCCGAGATGGCGCTTGAGGTTGAGGATCTATCCGAGGGCATCGAGGATTTGTCGGAGAGCGTCGAGGAACTCGACGAGGCCATCGGCGTAATCGATGAGGATCTGGATGATCTCGAGGGCTTTGTCTATGAGGACGAAGACGAGGAAGAGGCCGACAACGACCTATACAAAGTGACCTGCCCGAAATGCGGCGACGAGGTCTATTTGGACGAAGACACCATCATGACGGGCAAAATCGACTGCCCCAACTGCGGCGAACCGCTCGAATTCGACGTCTGCGGCTGCGATTGCGACGACTGCGATTGCTGCGGCGACGATGACGAGGACGAAGAAGATAAGGAAGACGAAGAGTTTTTCAACGAATAATTCCCCAACCCCGATTCTTTAAGCGGGCAGGGCGGTTGCTCTGCCTGTTTTTCATACAAGGAAGGTAATCAACATTGAGCATCCCCGTCTATTGTTCCACCGGCACGTTTTTGGGCCGTTATAACGGCCGTGAGTGGCGGATTTTACCTGAATTGGCGTCCCATATAGAAGCCGACGGCTTTGAACTGATGGTCTTTTCCAACTGGTACGGCGAATTTGATGAACTGGCTCACGCGTTGAAAGCCAGCGGATTGTTTTTCGGCAGCATGCATACCGAAAAGGGTATCGGCAGCGACTTGTCCGAAGAAGACCCGGAAAAGCGTGCGGACGCACTGCGGCGGTTAGAAGAAAACTGTGCATTAGCCGAAAAACTGGGTATTCAAATTGCGGTACTGCACCTGTGGGGTGCGCCGAATTCGGACCGATACATCAGCCGGAATATCGAGTTGTTCGGAGAATGCAAAAAAATCGCCGATCAGCATGGCGTGACGCTGGCGGTCGAGAATATCGTCTGCGCTGCGGGCGATCCGCTGGAAGTTTGGAAAGAATTGATTGCTCGTTATCCCGATGTGCGGTTTACATTTGATGCGCGCATGTGCGCGTTTCACAAGGAATTCGACGCGTCGTATGCACTGCCGTATTGGACAGACGGGCATATCGCTCACGTCCATTTCGCCGATTTTTCGGGCGGATTCAAAGAGTATGAGGCGATCCGAAAGATCCTGCATCCCGGTGAAGGCGAAGTCGATATTGCCCGTCTGGCAAATCAGCTGAAGACGACCGGATACAGCGGCGCGGTCACGATGGAGTCACCCGGATTGCGTCAGGACGGCACAGTGGATTTTGAGAAATTAAACGCGAGTTTACAGACGTTAAAAACGGCGTTTCAAGGGTAGTCTTCATTTTTCATGCCACCCCGGCCTGCGGAAACCCCGCTAAGGAGGGGAATTTTTGCGGGCGGCCACATGGGGCCGCCCCTACGGTAACATAAGGGTCGGAAGCCCGAGTTATTAGGGTTACGGGTTGTAGATTCTATGACGCGTTTGAAACCGGTGTCTCGCCGTCGGAGCGACGGGGGCGTCGCTCCCTACAGAGAAACACCGAGTGGGGAAGCGCGCGCTATCAAGTTTAAGAAACGCAGGTTTTAGGACGCGTTTGAAACCGGCATCATGCCGGCATGGATTGATTACGGGGGGCGAATGTGATATAATGGCAACAGCGCCGAATATTGGGCGCTGACCGGCAGAAAATAACTCTTATCCCGAGTTTTCGGGGTCCGATTTATTCGGATTTTGTCTGTGAAAACAGACGGGGAGGGAATTTGTCGGTGACAATTTCAAATACGAGAATCAAAGTCGTGCTGGCCGCGTTGGCCATCATGGCGGCCATTATCGCGGTGACGTCGGCGGTGCTGTGCAGCTCCAAGCCGTTTTCGGTCGGGCAGACCGTGGCACCGGAGAGCGAATCCACGCCGGTCAGCAGTAAAGCGGAGAGCGTGCCGTCCGAGGTAAAAACGCCCGATGTAAAGAAGTATCTCATCATCGGTGAGGACGAAAACGGTCTCACAGATACGTTGATTGTGGCATTCTGCGATCTCGAAAACGGGACGGTCAAACTGCTGTCAATCCCGCGCGACACCTATGTGGGCGGTGATATTCCGACCGGAAAGATCAATGCCGTCTATGCCCACGCCAAATACCCCTACACACAGAACCACGATATCCGCAATCTGGCCTGGGTTCTGAAAACCCAACTCGGCGTCGAGCCGGACGGTTATCTCAAACTGACCTTCGAGGGATTTCGAAATGCGGTTGACGCCATCGGCGGCATCCCGATCTATCTGCCCAAGGCGCTTTATGACACGCACAGCAAATCAGTGGTGCTGACG carries:
- the efp gene encoding elongation factor P — protein: MISAGDFRNGVTFEMDGNVFQVIEFQHVKPGKGAAFVRTKYRNVITGGVVERSFNPTEKFPTAFVERKQMQYLYSDDDLYYMMDKESYEQVPIGKAVVGNSFDFVKENMDVTVLSYKGNVFGIEPPTFVELLITKCEPGVRGDTANNATKPATLETGVTIKVPLFVNEGETIRVDTRTGEYMSRV
- a CDS encoding sugar phosphate isomerase/epimerase family protein; translation: MSIPVYCSTGTFLGRYNGREWRILPELASHIEADGFELMVFSNWYGEFDELAHALKASGLFFGSMHTEKGIGSDLSEEDPEKRADALRRLEENCALAEKLGIQIAVLHLWGAPNSDRYISRNIELFGECKKIADQHGVTLAVENIVCAAGDPLEVWKELIARYPDVRFTFDARMCAFHKEFDASYALPYWTDGHIAHVHFADFSGGFKEYEAIRKILHPGEGEVDIARLANQLKTTGYSGAVTMESPGLRQDGTVDFEKLNASLQTLKTAFQG
- a CDS encoding LCP family protein produces the protein MTISNTRIKVVLAALAIMAAIIAVTSAVLCSSKPFSVGQTVAPESESTPVSSKAESVPSEVKTPDVKKYLIIGEDENGLTDTLIVAFCDLENGTVKLLSIPRDTYVGGDIPTGKINAVYAHAKYPYTQNHDIRNLAWVLKTQLGVEPDGYLKLTFEGFRNAVDAIGGIPIYLPKALYDTHSKSVVLTAGEHVLDGTTAELFVRFRSGYFQGDLGRVEAQKRFLAAAMKRAKELSAAELTALMTGEVISEVESDLTAGQLVELARFLREVSLENVNGYTLPGVEFDSVEGLACYAVNRKALLSLLNTEFYGEDEQLTLADIGATVVSGLNYGETYQSEKNNFADLID